In Drosophila bipectinata strain 14024-0381.07 chromosome 2R, DbipHiC1v2, whole genome shotgun sequence, one genomic interval encodes:
- the LOC108118784 gene encoding protein GSKIP homolog → MALIQIDLCDFDAYRDAGRMVTECHDFADHLMVAEFLPFNKRVAYINVRTLEQVVYCVELSHCGYRIVSYNFDDVAEDVAACDTIYPSAHKLFAGISPLYAEEFGFGVVPLKRK, encoded by the coding sequence ATGGCCCTCATCCAGATCGATCTGTGCGACTTTGATGCCTACCGCGATGCTGGACGCATGGTGACCGAGTGCCACGACTTTGCCGACCACCTCATGGTGGCCGAATTCCTGCCCTTCAACAAGCGGGTGGCCTACATCAACGTCCGCACCCTGGAGCAGGTGGTCTACTGCGTGGAGCTGAGCCACTGCGGGTACAGGATCGTCTCCTATAACTTTGACGACGTCGCCGAGGATGTGGCGGCCTGTGACACCATCTATCCCTCCGCCCACAAGCTCTTCGCGGGTATAAGTCCCCTCTACGCGGAGGAATTCGGCTTTGGGGTAGTGCCGCTGAAGAGGAAGTAG
- the LOC108118780 gene encoding uncharacterized protein — protein MVRSFRYFLPIVFTFLNFYEVCWGKVKWQARPISISKTTTDPNYMDLNLKVERFGLGEFAFTGTYFTNIDMDDTVTVELRIYSCYSGNEADYKLTPYSIQPQKFIDYLNTFYKDLLMKNLGDCTDLPKYEDGYVPPWPKDTFNFTRCTISGEGMPEVVPEGYYKALAIISALPAVELQMTVTLKVTTKMF, from the exons ATGGTTAGAAGCTTTAGATACTTTCTGCCAATCGTGTTTACTTTTCTGAACTTTTATGAAGTCTGCTGGGGAAAG GTTAAATGGCAGGCTAGACCCATCTCCATCAGCAAGACCACCACCGATCCCAACTACATGGACCTGAACCTCAAAGTGGAGCGCTTCGGGCTGGGAGAGTTCGCCTTCACGGGCACCTACTTCACCAACATCGACATGGATGACACGGTGACG GTGGAACTCCGGATCTATAGCTGCTATTCCGGCAACGAGGCCGACTACAAGCTGACCCCCTACAGCATCCAGCCGCAGAAGTTCATCGACTACCTCAACACCTTCTACAAGGACCTGCTGATGAAGAACCTCGGCGACTGCACCGACCTGCCCAAGTACGAGGACGGCTATGTGCCCCCCTGGCCCAAGGACACCTTCAACTTTACGCGCTGCACCATCAGCGGCGAGGGCATGCCGGAGGTGGTGCCCGAGGGCTACTACAAGGCCCTGGCCATCATCAGTGCCCTGCCAGCCGTGGAGCTTCAGATGACCGTCACCCTGAAGGTGACGACCAAAATGTTCTGA